From a single Mycobacteriales bacterium genomic region:
- a CDS encoding cellulose binding domain-containing protein, translating into MHPYARRAVAALAAAGTAAGLAVTLSAAPAGAATTPTAAFTKTSDWGTGFEGRYTITNGGSATISGWTVQFDLPANVSISSAWDGRLTRAGNHYTVTDAGWNAVVAPGGTASFGFTGPYSGTFGGPSNCALNGAGCTGGAAPPTNPPTTPPPTTPPPPPPGPAGPLASAPYLMPLENDPPDINTVMAATGVKTFTLAFILSDGACHPVWSGGGPVSTDTVMAGKIAQIRAAGGDVMPSVGGFNGTKLGENCGDATSLAAAYQTVIDRYSLKAIDFDIESTEFENTAAQDRVTTAIRMLKTRTPALKVYVTMPVGQTGLTFFGNQLVQSAIRNGAAVDGWTIMPFDLGGGTTGMGQLTITVAEDLHAQLRALYPALSDDAVYRMSGISSMNGRTDVGEIVRQADMRQILAYAQLHHLARFTYWSVNRDRQCATPEAGTTSGTCSSVTQAPWEFTSIVAQYRG; encoded by the coding sequence GTGCATCCGTACGCCCGAAGGGCGGTCGCGGCGCTGGCCGCCGCCGGCACCGCCGCCGGACTCGCCGTCACGCTCTCCGCCGCCCCGGCCGGGGCCGCCACGACCCCGACCGCCGCGTTCACCAAGACCTCGGACTGGGGGACCGGCTTCGAGGGCAGGTACACGATCACCAACGGCGGCTCGGCCACGATCAGCGGCTGGACCGTGCAGTTCGACCTGCCGGCGAACGTCTCGATCAGCTCGGCCTGGGACGGCCGGCTGACCAGGGCCGGGAACCACTACACGGTCACCGACGCCGGCTGGAACGCGGTCGTCGCACCGGGCGGGACCGCGAGCTTCGGCTTCACCGGGCCGTACTCGGGGACGTTCGGCGGGCCGTCGAACTGCGCGCTGAACGGCGCCGGCTGCACCGGCGGAGCGGCGCCGCCCACCAACCCTCCCACCACCCCGCCGCCGACGACCCCGCCGCCTCCGCCGCCGGGACCGGCCGGGCCGCTGGCTTCCGCGCCGTACCTGATGCCACTGGAGAACGACCCGCCGGACATCAACACCGTGATGGCCGCGACCGGGGTGAAGACGTTCACGCTCGCGTTCATCCTGTCCGACGGCGCCTGCCACCCGGTCTGGAGCGGCGGCGGCCCGGTCTCCACCGACACGGTGATGGCCGGGAAGATCGCCCAGATCCGGGCGGCCGGCGGTGACGTGATGCCCTCGGTGGGCGGCTTCAACGGCACCAAGCTGGGCGAGAACTGCGGCGATGCGACGTCGCTGGCCGCGGCGTACCAGACGGTCATCGACCGGTACTCGCTCAAGGCGATCGACTTCGACATCGAGTCGACCGAGTTCGAGAACACCGCGGCCCAGGACCGGGTCACCACCGCGATCCGGATGCTGAAGACCCGGACCCCGGCGCTGAAGGTGTACGTCACGATGCCGGTCGGCCAGACCGGACTGACGTTCTTCGGCAACCAGCTCGTGCAGTCCGCGATCCGCAACGGTGCCGCGGTGGACGGCTGGACGATCATGCCGTTCGACCTCGGCGGCGGCACCACCGGCATGGGCCAGCTCACGATCACCGTCGCCGAGGACCTGCACGCGCAGCTCAGGGCGCTCTACCCGGCGCTGTCGGACGACGCGGTCTACCGGATGTCCGGCATCTCCTCGATGAACGGGCGGACGGACGTCGGCGAGATCGTGCGGCAGGCCGACATGCGGCAGATCCTCGCCTACGCCCAGCTGCACCACCTGGCCCGGTTCACGTACTGGTCGGTGAACCGGGACCGGCAGTGCGCGACCCCGGAGGCCGGCACGACCTCCGGCACCTGCAGCAGCGTGACGCAGGCGCCGTGGGAGTTCACCTCGATCGTGGCCCAGTACCGGGGCTGA
- the mftF gene encoding mycofactocin biosynthesis glycosyltransferase MftF (Members of this protein family, MftF, are glycosyltransferases, members of PF00535 (glycosyl transferase family 2). The encoding gene is found as part of the mycofactocin cassette, in Mycobacterium tuberculosis, many other Actinobacteria, and occasional members of other lineages. Mycofactocin itself, a putative redox carrier, is a heavily modified derivative of the C-terminal Val-Tyr dipeptide of the mycofactocin precursor MftA (TIGR03969).): MSSVEVDPGARLHDGPAGALLVGGQPLRVLKLNPAAARVVAGWQAGGGSPAGAAETALATRLHRTGLAVLRADTSPWTAADVTVVVPARDRAGALDRCLASVGDGPRVLVVDDASRDAAAVARVAGKHGAELVVRAVNGGPGAARNTGLAAVGTPLVGFVDSDCVLPPGWLVGLLPVLADGTAVAAPRVVGRGGDGPLARYETTAGPLDLGAAAGPVGAGTRVGYLPAAVLLCRRDALGAGFDETMRVGEDVDLVWRVAGAGHPVRYEPRVVVEHETRTGFGSWFGQRQGYGRGGAALAARHPDRLAPVVISRWSLPALACLAARKPGWALGCTALTAVGLWTRLPAGPGRAGESARLTAQGLGWTLLGLAEAAARPWLPALLAASVVSRRARRATALALAVRLVRTRGGRSPDLAPATWAALRVADDLAYGTGIWQGVLRDREPGPVLPRIV, from the coding sequence GTGAGTTCGGTGGAGGTCGACCCCGGCGCCCGGCTGCACGACGGGCCGGCCGGGGCGCTGCTCGTCGGCGGCCAGCCGCTGCGGGTGCTCAAGCTCAACCCGGCCGCGGCCCGGGTCGTCGCCGGCTGGCAGGCCGGCGGCGGGTCGCCCGCCGGGGCGGCCGAGACAGCGCTGGCGACCCGGCTGCACCGGACCGGACTGGCCGTGCTGCGGGCGGACACCTCGCCGTGGACCGCGGCCGACGTGACCGTGGTGGTGCCGGCGCGGGACCGGGCGGGCGCGCTGGACCGGTGCCTGGCCTCGGTCGGCGACGGGCCCCGGGTGCTGGTCGTGGACGACGCCTCCCGCGACGCCGCCGCGGTCGCCCGGGTGGCCGGGAAGCACGGGGCCGAGCTGGTCGTCCGGGCGGTCAACGGCGGTCCGGGGGCGGCCCGCAACACCGGGCTGGCGGCCGTAGGGACCCCGTTGGTCGGGTTCGTGGACTCCGACTGCGTGCTGCCGCCGGGCTGGCTGGTGGGGCTGCTGCCGGTGCTGGCCGACGGGACCGCGGTGGCCGCGCCACGGGTCGTGGGCCGGGGCGGCGACGGTCCGCTGGCGCGGTACGAGACGACGGCCGGCCCGCTGGACCTCGGCGCCGCCGCCGGCCCGGTCGGCGCGGGCACCCGGGTCGGCTACCTGCCGGCCGCGGTCCTGCTCTGCCGCCGGGACGCGCTCGGCGCCGGCTTCGACGAGACGATGCGGGTCGGCGAGGACGTCGACCTGGTCTGGCGGGTCGCCGGGGCCGGCCACCCGGTCCGGTACGAGCCCCGGGTGGTCGTCGAACACGAGACCCGGACCGGCTTCGGCTCCTGGTTCGGCCAGCGGCAGGGGTACGGCCGCGGCGGCGCCGCGCTGGCCGCCCGGCACCCGGACCGGCTCGCCCCGGTCGTGATCAGCCGCTGGTCGCTGCCGGCGCTGGCCTGCCTGGCCGCCCGCAAGCCGGGCTGGGCGCTCGGCTGCACGGCGCTGACCGCGGTCGGGCTCTGGACCCGGCTGCCGGCCGGGCCGGGCCGGGCCGGGGAGTCGGCCCGGCTGACCGCGCAGGGGCTGGGCTGGACCCTGCTCGGGCTGGCCGAGGCGGCGGCCCGGCCCTGGCTGCCGGCCCTGCTGGCGGCCTCGGTGGTCAGCCGGCGGGCCCGGCGGGCGACCGCGCTGGCGCTGGCGGTCCGGCTGGTGCGGACCCGGGGCGGCCGCAGCCCGGACCTGGCCCCGGCGACCTGGGCCGCGCTGCGGGTCGCCGACGACCTCGCGTACGGGACCGGGATCTGGCAGGGCGTCCTGCGCGACCGCGAGCCGGGCCCCGTCCTCCCGCGGATCGTGTGA
- a CDS encoding biotin--[acetyl-CoA-carboxylase] ligase, producing the protein MTNASRWADLDRPPLSERALRTALIRPGGFVTGLRVVTETGSTNADVAALARAGAPEGTVLVAEAQTTGRGRLGRDWTSPPRAGLLFSVLLRPTGPMPGRTWIPLLTGLALQRAVARLGAVETRLKWPNDLLLGDDLAKAAGILAQAEGGAVVVGIGLNVTTKRDELPPGATSLAVEAAECTDRDPLLRAVLRSLDEVYRGWLEHPGGVRPGYEQVCDTIGRDVRVQLPDGSALVGTATGLDHAGRLVVRTDNGDIPVSAGDVTRVRPVTTG; encoded by the coding sequence GTGACGAACGCGAGCCGGTGGGCCGACCTGGACCGGCCGCCGCTCTCGGAGCGGGCCCTGCGGACCGCGCTGATCCGGCCCGGCGGCTTCGTGACCGGCCTGCGGGTGGTGACCGAGACCGGCTCGACCAACGCCGACGTGGCCGCGCTGGCCCGGGCGGGCGCGCCGGAGGGCACCGTGCTGGTGGCCGAGGCCCAGACCACCGGCCGCGGCCGGCTCGGCCGGGACTGGACCTCCCCGCCGCGGGCCGGCCTGCTGTTCTCGGTGCTGCTGCGCCCGACCGGCCCGATGCCGGGCCGGACCTGGATCCCGCTGCTGACCGGCCTGGCCCTGCAGCGCGCGGTGGCCCGCCTCGGCGCGGTCGAGACCCGCCTGAAGTGGCCCAACGACCTGCTGCTCGGCGACGACCTGGCCAAGGCGGCCGGCATCCTGGCCCAGGCCGAGGGCGGCGCCGTCGTGGTCGGCATCGGCCTGAACGTGACCACCAAGCGGGACGAGCTGCCGCCCGGCGCGACCTCGCTCGCGGTCGAGGCGGCCGAGTGCACCGACCGGGACCCGCTGCTGCGGGCGGTGCTGCGCTCGCTGGACGAGGTCTACCGCGGCTGGCTGGAGCACCCCGGCGGCGTCCGCCCCGGGTACGAGCAGGTCTGCGACACGATCGGCCGGGACGTCCGGGTCCAGCTGCCGGACGGGTCGGCCCTCGTGGGCACCGCGACCGGCCTGGACCACGCCGGTCGGCTCGTCGTACGGACCGACAACGGCGACATACCGGTGTCCGCCGGGGACGTCACCCGCGTACGACCGGTCACGACCGGTTGA
- a CDS encoding PH domain-containing protein has product MAYPDSLLADDERVVKHLHPHWITLLVPTVLLVVIVGLGSFLAAIVPGGGAQGIIRIVIAAVAVLAVIVVALIPYLSWRSTHYVLTTHRLMTRLGILNHTGRDVPLNRINNAMYEQSFWERIINSGTLVVESAGEDGQQMFKNIPDADQTQQLINRLVEGDHDRRTRNAARYEARYEVHYEQQGVDDPDQPTRRMERPQ; this is encoded by the coding sequence GTGGCCTACCCGGACAGCCTGCTCGCCGACGACGAGCGCGTCGTCAAGCACCTGCACCCGCACTGGATCACCCTGCTGGTGCCGACGGTGTTACTGGTCGTGATCGTGGGGCTGGGCTCGTTCCTGGCCGCGATCGTGCCGGGCGGCGGCGCCCAGGGGATCATCCGGATCGTGATCGCGGCGGTCGCCGTGCTCGCGGTGATCGTCGTGGCGCTGATCCCGTACCTGAGCTGGCGCAGCACCCACTACGTGCTCACCACGCACCGGCTGATGACGCGGCTGGGCATCCTGAACCACACCGGCCGCGACGTACCGTTGAATCGGATCAACAACGCGATGTACGAGCAGTCGTTCTGGGAGCGGATCATCAACTCCGGGACGCTCGTGGTCGAGTCCGCCGGCGAGGACGGCCAGCAGATGTTCAAGAACATCCCGGACGCCGACCAGACCCAGCAGCTGATCAACAGGCTGGTCGAGGGCGACCACGACCGCCGCACCCGCAACGCCGCCCGCTACGAGGCCCGGTACGAGGTCCACTACGAGCAGCAGGGCGTGGATGACCCCGACCAGCCCACCCGGCGGATGGAAAGGCCCCAGTAG
- a CDS encoding acyl-CoA dehydrogenase family protein — protein MADDGGLLTGDFYRFEQLLSGPERDTLHAVREWLAAEVAPIANRYWERAEFPYELIPRFAELGIAGISYDEVPGTAPSALLSGFLSMELAHTDPSFGTFYGVHSGLAMGSIARCGSAEQRARWLPAMGRLETIGAFALTEPQGGSDVAGGLRTVARRDGDGWVLDGAKRWIGNATFADHVITWARDEESGKVLGFVVHGDNPGMTATAIKHKIALRTVQNADIVYENCRVPEEDRLQEAHGFKDTADILRRTRSGVAWSSVGVMLAAYEIALAYAKEREQFGRPIAAFQLVQDLLVRMVGNVTAGLGMVVRLAQLQDEQVFADEHSALAKAYVTSRMRETVGWARELLAGNGIVLDHDIGRFVADAEAIYSYEGTREINTLIVGRAITGHSAFI, from the coding sequence ATGGCTGATGACGGGGGTCTGCTGACCGGCGACTTCTACCGCTTCGAGCAGCTGCTGTCCGGCCCCGAGCGGGACACCCTGCACGCGGTCCGGGAGTGGCTGGCGGCCGAGGTGGCGCCGATCGCGAACCGGTACTGGGAGCGGGCCGAGTTCCCGTACGAGCTGATCCCGCGCTTCGCCGAGCTCGGCATCGCCGGGATCTCCTACGACGAGGTGCCGGGGACCGCGCCGTCCGCGCTGCTGTCCGGGTTCCTGTCGATGGAACTGGCACACACCGATCCCTCGTTCGGCACGTTCTACGGCGTGCACTCCGGGCTGGCGATGGGCAGCATCGCCCGCTGCGGGTCGGCCGAGCAGCGGGCCCGGTGGCTGCCGGCCATGGGCCGGCTGGAGACGATCGGCGCGTTCGCGCTGACCGAGCCGCAGGGCGGGTCCGACGTGGCCGGCGGCCTGCGGACGGTGGCCCGCCGGGACGGCGACGGCTGGGTCCTGGACGGGGCCAAGCGCTGGATCGGCAACGCCACGTTCGCCGACCATGTGATCACCTGGGCCCGCGACGAGGAGTCCGGGAAGGTGCTCGGGTTCGTCGTGCACGGCGACAACCCCGGCATGACCGCGACCGCGATCAAGCACAAGATCGCGCTGCGGACCGTCCAGAACGCGGACATCGTGTACGAGAACTGCCGGGTGCCGGAGGAGGACCGCCTCCAGGAGGCGCACGGCTTCAAGGACACCGCGGACATCCTGCGCCGGACCCGCTCGGGCGTGGCCTGGTCCTCGGTCGGGGTGATGCTGGCCGCGTACGAGATCGCGCTGGCGTACGCGAAGGAGCGGGAGCAGTTCGGCCGCCCGATCGCGGCCTTCCAGCTCGTCCAGGACCTGCTGGTCCGGATGGTCGGCAACGTCACCGCGGGCCTGGGCATGGTGGTGCGGCTGGCCCAGCTCCAGGACGAGCAGGTGTTCGCGGACGAGCACTCCGCGCTGGCCAAGGCGTACGTGACCAGCCGGATGCGGGAGACCGTCGGCTGGGCCCGGGAGCTGCTGGCCGGCAACGGCATCGTGCTGGACCACGACATCGGCCGGTTCGTCGCCGACGCCGAGGCGATCTACTCCTACGAGGGCACCCGCGAGATCAACACCCTCATCGTCGGCCGGGCCATCACCGGCCACAGTGCCTTCATCTGA
- a CDS encoding acyl-CoA carboxylase subunit beta: MTAEPVADAPDIHTAAGKLADLQRRTDEAVHAGSERAVERQHAKGKKTARERIDLLLDEDSFIELDELARHRSTAFGLADERPYGDGVVTGYGTVDGRPVCVFSQDFTVFGGSLGEVFGEKIVKVMDLAMKTGCPVIGINDSGGARIQEGVVALGLYAEIFYRNVMASGVVPQISLVMGPCAGGAVYSPAITDFTVMVDQTSHMFITGPDVIKTVTGEDVSMEELGGARTHNTKSGVAHYMASDENDAIDYVTALLSYLPSNNLDEPPVLSPSGDLEITAEDLELDTFVPDSANQPYDMHTVIEHVLDDAEFLEVQPLFAPNIIVGFGRVEGRPVGVVANQPMQFAGTLDIDASEKAARFVRTCDSFNVPVLTFVDVPGFLPGTSQEWGGIIRRGAKLIYAYAEATVPKVTVITRKAYGGAYDVMGSKHLRADVNVAWPTAQIAVMGAQGAVNILYRREIADASDPEALRAEKVGEYEDTLANPYIAAERGYLDSVIPPSQTRRYVTQALRILRSKRDTLPPKKHGNIPL; the protein is encoded by the coding sequence ATGACCGCTGAGCCCGTCGCCGACGCCCCCGACATCCACACCGCCGCGGGCAAGCTCGCGGACCTGCAGCGGCGGACCGACGAGGCGGTGCACGCCGGCTCGGAACGCGCGGTCGAGCGGCAGCACGCGAAGGGCAAGAAGACGGCCCGGGAGCGGATCGACCTGCTGCTGGATGAAGACTCGTTCATCGAGCTGGACGAGCTGGCCCGGCACCGCTCGACCGCCTTCGGCCTGGCCGACGAGCGGCCGTACGGGGACGGCGTGGTCACCGGCTACGGCACCGTCGACGGCCGGCCGGTCTGCGTGTTCTCGCAGGACTTCACCGTCTTCGGCGGCAGCCTGGGCGAGGTCTTCGGCGAGAAGATCGTCAAGGTCATGGACCTGGCCATGAAGACCGGCTGCCCGGTGATCGGCATCAACGACTCCGGCGGCGCCCGGATCCAGGAGGGCGTCGTCGCCCTCGGGCTGTACGCGGAGATCTTCTACCGCAACGTCATGGCCTCCGGCGTGGTCCCGCAGATCAGCCTGGTGATGGGCCCGTGCGCGGGCGGCGCGGTCTACTCCCCCGCGATCACCGACTTCACCGTGATGGTCGACCAGACGTCGCACATGTTCATCACCGGGCCGGACGTGATCAAGACGGTGACCGGCGAGGACGTGTCGATGGAGGAGCTGGGCGGCGCGAGAACCCACAACACCAAGTCCGGCGTCGCGCACTACATGGCCTCGGACGAGAACGACGCGATCGACTACGTGACGGCGCTGCTGTCGTACCTGCCGTCGAACAACCTGGACGAGCCGCCGGTGCTCTCCCCGTCCGGAGATCTCGAGATCACGGCTGAGGACCTGGAGCTGGACACGTTCGTCCCGGACTCGGCCAACCAGCCGTACGACATGCACACGGTCATCGAGCACGTGCTCGACGACGCCGAGTTCCTCGAGGTCCAGCCACTGTTCGCGCCGAACATCATCGTGGGCTTCGGCCGGGTCGAGGGCCGGCCGGTGGGCGTGGTCGCCAACCAGCCGATGCAGTTCGCCGGGACGCTGGACATCGACGCGTCGGAGAAGGCGGCCCGGTTCGTCCGGACCTGCGACAGCTTCAACGTCCCGGTGCTCACGTTCGTAGACGTGCCCGGGTTCCTGCCCGGTACCTCGCAGGAGTGGGGCGGGATCATCCGCCGCGGCGCCAAGCTCATCTACGCGTACGCCGAGGCGACGGTCCCGAAGGTCACGGTGATCACGCGCAAGGCGTACGGCGGCGCGTACGACGTGATGGGGTCCAAGCACCTGCGCGCGGACGTGAACGTGGCCTGGCCGACGGCGCAGATCGCGGTGATGGGGGCGCAAGGCGCGGTCAACATCCTCTACCGGCGGGAGATCGCCGACGCCTCCGATCCGGAGGCGCTGCGGGCGGAGAAGGTCGGCGAGTACGAGGACACGCTGGCCAACCCCTACATCGCGGCCGAGCGGGGCTACCTCGACTCGGTGATCCCGCCCTCCCAGACCCGCCGCTACGTCACCCAGGCCCTGCGCATCCTCCGCTCCAAGCGCGACACCCTCCCGCCGAAGAAGCACGGAAACATTCCGCTCTGA
- a CDS encoding CGNR zinc finger domain-containing protein, translating into MLFTHDTAAALTAAVALVNSAEEPDTLRTPAELDAFFAEHDYSGARTGGAAELAAVRALRAPLRVLLTGDRDEAAQIVNRMLAEHDARPQLVRHDGWDYHVHAVASDAPLADRIAVETAMAMTDVIRADELSRLSVCADQSCGGVVLDLSRNRSRRFCSVACGNRVAVAAYRARRS; encoded by the coding sequence GTGCTATTCACCCATGACACCGCCGCGGCGCTGACGGCCGCGGTGGCCCTGGTGAACTCGGCCGAGGAGCCGGACACGCTCCGGACGCCGGCCGAGCTCGACGCCTTCTTCGCCGAGCACGATTACAGCGGCGCCCGGACCGGGGGCGCCGCCGAGCTGGCCGCGGTCCGCGCGCTGCGGGCGCCGCTGCGGGTGCTGCTCACCGGCGACCGGGACGAGGCGGCGCAGATCGTCAACCGGATGCTGGCCGAGCACGACGCCCGACCGCAGCTAGTACGCCACGACGGCTGGGACTACCACGTGCACGCCGTGGCCTCGGACGCTCCGCTGGCCGACCGGATCGCGGTGGAGACCGCGATGGCGATGACGGACGTGATCCGGGCCGACGAGCTCAGCCGGCTGTCCGTCTGCGCCGACCAGAGCTGCGGCGGGGTCGTCCTGGACCTGTCCCGGAACCGGTCCCGGCGGTTCTGCAGCGTGGCCTGCGGCAACCGGGTCGCCGTCGCGGCCTACCGGGCCCGCCGGTCCTGA
- a CDS encoding DMT family transporter — protein sequence MTALTHDSTRVRVSGLGLAVLSAASFGLSGSLARGLLDAGWSSAAAVCARILLAAAVLVPVAAGQLRGRWALVRRNLPLLTAYGLIAVAGCQLAYFNAVATLPIGVALLIEYTAPVAVVGWLWLRHGQRPGWLTAGGAVLGAAGLVLVLDLVSGADLDPVGAGWALGAMAGAACYFVLSAREDTGLPATALAAGGLLLGGVTLLLAGLTGVVPLAVSTRRVAFAGFGTPWWVPVLALGLVTAALAYVAGIAATRRLGSRLASFVALFEVLAALGFAWLLLAQRPGGLQVVGGVLVLSGVIVVNLGESRPSPDGSGDEAVDPAPQGGELGAHLGGCVDQVRLDRQHH from the coding sequence ATGACGGCCTTGACGCATGACTCGACCCGCGTACGGGTGTCCGGGCTGGGCCTCGCCGTCCTGTCGGCCGCGTCGTTCGGGCTGTCCGGCTCGCTCGCCCGCGGGCTGCTGGACGCGGGCTGGTCGTCGGCCGCCGCGGTCTGCGCCCGGATCCTGCTGGCCGCGGCGGTGCTGGTGCCCGTCGCGGCCGGACAGCTGCGGGGACGGTGGGCGCTGGTGCGGCGCAACCTCCCGCTGCTCACCGCGTACGGGTTGATCGCGGTGGCGGGCTGCCAGCTCGCGTACTTCAACGCCGTCGCGACGCTGCCCATCGGTGTCGCGCTGCTGATCGAATACACCGCGCCGGTCGCCGTGGTCGGCTGGCTGTGGCTGCGGCACGGCCAGCGCCCGGGCTGGCTGACCGCCGGCGGGGCGGTGCTGGGCGCGGCCGGCCTGGTGCTCGTGCTCGACCTGGTCTCCGGGGCGGACCTCGACCCGGTCGGCGCCGGCTGGGCGCTCGGGGCGATGGCCGGCGCCGCCTGCTACTTCGTGCTGTCCGCCCGGGAGGACACCGGGCTGCCGGCCACCGCGCTGGCCGCCGGGGGCCTGCTGCTCGGCGGGGTGACCCTGCTGCTGGCCGGCCTGACCGGCGTCGTCCCGCTCGCCGTCTCGACCCGGCGGGTCGCGTTCGCCGGGTTCGGCACGCCCTGGTGGGTGCCGGTGCTGGCGCTCGGCCTGGTCACCGCGGCGCTGGCCTACGTGGCCGGCATCGCGGCCACCCGCCGGCTCGGCTCCCGGCTGGCGTCCTTCGTCGCGCTGTTCGAGGTGCTGGCGGCGCTCGGGTTCGCCTGGCTGCTGCTGGCCCAGCGGCCGGGCGGGCTCCAGGTCGTCGGTGGCGTGCTGGTACTGAGCGGGGTGATCGTGGTGAACCTGGGCGAGAGCCGGCCCTCTCCGGACGGGTCAGGCGACGAGGCGGTCGACCCGGCCCCGCAGGGTGGAGAGCTGGGTGCGCACCTCGGGGGATGCGTCGATCAGGTTCGCCTCGACCGGCAGCATCATTAG
- a CDS encoding YafY family protein encodes MDPTARILRLLSLLQTYRHWGGDELSDRLGVSPRTVRRDVDRLRELGYPVDTSRGTGGGYQLSAGTRIPPLLLDDDEAVAIAVGLRTAAGGGVTGIEETSLQALAKLQQVLPPRLRRRVDALADATETTVFSSRQQPTVPADTLVAVAQACRGREQLRFGYAAADGAESSRLVEPHRLVARGRRWYLVAWDLQRDAWRTFRVDRLSRPFANGIRFTPRELPAEDAAAYVAQALRSVPRDHEALLAIALPLEAARERVPRWLGELTADGPDRTLLRASNHSVEWLALSLMMLPVEANLIDASPEVRTQLSTLRGRVDRLVA; translated from the coding sequence GTGGATCCGACCGCGCGCATCCTCCGGTTGCTGTCCCTCCTGCAGACCTACCGGCACTGGGGCGGGGACGAGCTGTCCGACCGCCTCGGCGTGAGTCCTCGTACGGTCCGGCGGGACGTGGACCGGCTGCGGGAGCTCGGCTACCCGGTCGACACCAGCCGCGGCACCGGCGGCGGCTACCAGCTCTCGGCCGGCACCCGGATCCCCCCGCTGCTGCTGGACGACGACGAGGCGGTCGCGATCGCGGTCGGGCTGCGGACGGCGGCCGGCGGCGGGGTGACCGGGATCGAGGAGACCTCGCTGCAGGCGCTGGCCAAGCTCCAGCAGGTGCTGCCGCCGCGGCTGCGGCGCCGGGTCGACGCGCTCGCGGACGCGACCGAGACCACGGTGTTCAGCAGCCGGCAGCAGCCGACCGTGCCGGCCGACACCCTGGTCGCGGTCGCGCAGGCCTGCCGGGGCCGGGAGCAGCTGCGCTTCGGCTACGCGGCCGCGGACGGCGCCGAGAGCTCGCGGCTGGTCGAGCCGCACCGGCTGGTCGCCCGCGGCCGCCGCTGGTATCTGGTCGCCTGGGACCTGCAGCGCGACGCCTGGCGGACGTTCCGGGTCGACCGGCTGTCCCGCCCGTTCGCGAACGGGATCCGGTTCACCCCGCGGGAACTGCCGGCGGAGGACGCCGCCGCGTACGTGGCCCAGGCGCTGCGCTCGGTCCCGCGGGACCACGAGGCGCTGCTGGCGATCGCGCTGCCGCTGGAGGCGGCGCGGGAACGGGTGCCGCGCTGGCTCGGCGAGCTGACCGCGGACGGGCCGGACCGCACGCTGCTGCGCGCCTCCAACCACAGCGTCGAGTGGCTCGCGCTGTCCCTAATGATGCTGCCGGTCGAGGCGAACCTGATCGACGCATCCCCCGAGGTGCGCACCCAGCTCTCCACCCTGCGGGGCCGGGTCGACCGCCTCGTCGCCTGA
- a CDS encoding acyl-CoA carboxylase subunit epsilon, with protein sequence MTETPYLRVVRGEPTATELAALVAVLAGRSAGSAPAPRPRSTWSDPARRLGVTRPGPLGWRSSALPA encoded by the coding sequence GTGACCGAGACGCCCTACCTCCGGGTCGTACGCGGAGAGCCGACCGCGACGGAGCTGGCCGCGCTGGTGGCCGTGCTGGCCGGCCGGTCGGCCGGGTCGGCGCCCGCGCCGCGCCCGCGCTCGACCTGGTCCGACCCGGCCCGCCGGCTGGGCGTGACCCGGCCCGGGCCGCTCGGCTGGCGCAGCTCCGCCCTGCCGGCGTGA
- a CDS encoding nucleoside triphosphate pyrophosphatase has translation MTRLVLASQSPARLSVLRAAGVEPEVRVSGVDEDGISAPDPAALVLALARAKAAAVVRPEDDDLLVIGCDSLLDLDGTAYGKPGTADEATERWELMAGRSGVLRTGHALLSVRAGEVVACADGVASTEVRFGRPDPEELAAYLATGEPLQVAGAFTIDGRGGWFVDGVNGDPGTVIGLSLPMMRMLLSKVGVAVTDLWETVE, from the coding sequence GTGACCCGGCTCGTCCTCGCCTCCCAGTCCCCGGCCCGGCTGTCGGTGTTGCGGGCGGCCGGCGTCGAACCCGAGGTCCGGGTCTCCGGGGTCGACGAGGACGGGATCAGCGCGCCCGACCCGGCCGCGCTGGTCCTCGCGCTGGCCCGGGCCAAGGCGGCCGCGGTGGTCCGGCCGGAGGACGACGACCTGCTCGTGATCGGCTGCGACTCGCTGCTCGACCTCGACGGCACCGCGTACGGCAAGCCCGGCACGGCCGACGAGGCGACCGAGCGGTGGGAGCTGATGGCCGGCCGGTCCGGGGTGCTGCGCACCGGCCACGCGCTGCTGTCCGTACGGGCCGGGGAGGTGGTCGCGTGCGCGGACGGGGTGGCCTCGACCGAGGTCCGCTTCGGCCGGCCCGACCCGGAGGAACTGGCCGCGTACCTGGCCACCGGCGAGCCGCTGCAGGTGGCCGGCGCGTTCACGATCGACGGCCGGGGCGGCTGGTTCGTGGACGGGGTGAACGGCGACCCCGGCACCGTGATCGGATTGTCCCTGCCAATGATGCGCATGCTTTTGAGCAAGGTCGGAGTGGCCGTGACGGATCTGTGGGAGACCGTGGAGTAA